The following are encoded together in the Iodobacter fluviatilis genome:
- the sctI gene encoding type III secretion system inner rod subunit SctI, producing MSIASPVNHSQALSTLISDISGSDSDVISLDDRLLQAYAQRTVATEIDKNEVMQRFSQPETLSDPAALFDLQVRTSNYNLEVSMISTLTRKAVSAVESLLRS from the coding sequence ATGAGTATTGCTAGTCCCGTCAACCATAGCCAAGCACTGAGCACGCTAATTAGTGACATTAGTGGCAGTGATAGCGATGTCATTTCTCTGGATGACCGTTTGTTACAAGCTTATGCCCAAAGAACTGTAGCAACAGAGATTGATAAGAATGAAGTGATGCAACGCTTCTCTCAACCCGAAACACTCAGCGATCCAGCGGCGCTATTCGATTTGCAAGTGCGCACCTCCAACTACAATTTGGAAGTGTCTATGATTAGTACGCTCACCCGTAAAGCTGTGAGTGCCGTGGAATCTTTACTACGCTCATGA
- a CDS encoding HilA/EilA family virulence transcriptional regulator has product MTSKNTQYIFSDFILQANGVLQHKEKQINLPPKELSVLVMLLECAGELVTKDKLLDHVWSNIEVSEESLTRCIHALRKALLEDKNNRYIDTIYGKGYRFSRPVASVALTESPSRKCTIALLPFHINTDVDTQELHDALVQGLLHYSPYGLTVLPATITQDCHSPAEIITLIEMFRPDYYLAGHSVISDDKRQLRIELVKANNHQLVHREMIDIGADLDIGKLQRRLASTLPRYIPDLNWGGHKAAPLVSRDVTISYLNARYELHLHTPSSLRRALTLFKQCLSNYPDNAMAWCGLAECYLAQAQLGLFDQKHALQQAQIAVDKALALDHYNPLTIALLALLSSLNASYSIADSLFIQALLLAPEAAEVHYYHAWHLLLSGRLNEAITASELSVHHAPTLIAASILNIWLCFLTQDSHSAIALGKTQLCQYAQEHPILQNLLAVILSWQGDHKQALELAQAARESGEEAGVMCLNYGYVHLMAQTHGAHQLVATILENIDSRQIQSAVLPIVLQHQGLHAATTLEQEIATQTCPWLSTWRHDPRLSTLYSSSDALQVA; this is encoded by the coding sequence ATGACAAGTAAAAATACGCAATATATTTTTAGCGATTTTATTTTGCAAGCGAATGGTGTGCTTCAACATAAAGAAAAGCAAATTAATCTCCCCCCCAAAGAACTTTCAGTTCTCGTAATGCTGCTGGAATGCGCTGGTGAGTTAGTGACCAAGGATAAATTACTAGATCACGTATGGTCCAATATAGAAGTTAGCGAGGAATCACTAACAAGGTGTATCCATGCCTTGCGTAAAGCGCTTCTGGAAGATAAAAATAATCGCTATATTGATACTATTTACGGCAAGGGCTATCGCTTTTCTCGCCCAGTTGCCAGCGTTGCCCTTACTGAGTCACCCTCTAGAAAATGCACAATCGCGTTGCTCCCATTTCATATCAATACAGATGTAGATACTCAGGAACTGCACGACGCTTTAGTGCAAGGGCTATTACATTATTCACCATATGGGCTGACTGTTCTTCCTGCCACCATAACTCAAGACTGCCATAGTCCAGCTGAAATCATAACGCTTATAGAAATGTTTCGCCCTGATTATTATCTTGCTGGGCACTCGGTAATCAGCGATGACAAACGCCAATTGCGTATTGAACTAGTAAAAGCCAATAACCATCAATTAGTTCACCGAGAGATGATAGACATTGGCGCTGATCTTGACATCGGCAAGCTACAACGACGATTGGCTTCCACACTGCCTCGCTATATTCCTGACCTAAACTGGGGCGGTCATAAGGCCGCCCCCTTAGTTTCACGAGATGTCACCATCTCCTACTTAAATGCACGTTATGAGCTACATCTTCACACGCCGTCGAGTCTTAGACGTGCCTTAACTTTATTTAAGCAGTGCTTAAGTAATTATCCTGATAACGCAATGGCTTGGTGTGGGCTTGCTGAATGTTATTTAGCGCAAGCACAACTCGGGCTGTTTGATCAGAAACATGCTCTACAACAAGCCCAAATCGCGGTCGATAAAGCGCTTGCACTAGACCATTACAATCCACTGACGATCGCATTATTGGCACTACTTAGTAGTCTAAATGCTAGCTACTCCATTGCAGATAGCTTATTTATACAGGCTCTTTTGCTCGCACCTGAAGCTGCCGAAGTGCACTATTATCATGCTTGGCATTTGTTGTTAAGTGGCCGCTTAAATGAGGCTATTACGGCAAGTGAATTAAGTGTGCACCATGCGCCTACGCTCATAGCAGCAAGTATTCTTAATATATGGCTATGTTTTCTGACGCAAGACTCGCACTCAGCCATTGCACTAGGCAAAACTCAGCTCTGCCAATATGCACAAGAGCACCCTATTCTACAAAATCTGCTTGCGGTTATTTTGTCATGGCAAGGAGACCACAAACAAGCTTTGGAACTAGCCCAAGCAGCCCGTGAATCAGGCGAAGAAGCAGGGGTAATGTGCCTTAATTATGGCTATGTACATCTCATGGCTCAAACGCATGGTGCACACCAGTTAGTCGCCACAATTTTAGAAAACATAGACAGCCGCCAAATTCAATCTGCAGTCCTTCCCATTGTTTTACAGCACCAGGGACTACACGCAGCGACCACTTTAGAGCAAGAAATAGCAACGCAAACCTGCCCATGGCTCTCTACATGGAGACATGACCCTAGGCTAAGCACGCTCTACTCATCCAGCGATGCGCTGCAGGTGGCCTAA
- a CDS encoding type III secretion system needle complex protein: protein MAGFQPPIPPAAGPWDGDLTNLSGQFNAGVTNLQTALDAALKKLQDNPGAPENLAAYQASLSEYNLYRNAQSNVVKVYKDIDAAIIQNFR, encoded by the coding sequence ATGGCAGGCTTCCAACCACCAATCCCACCCGCAGCAGGCCCTTGGGATGGCGATTTAACTAATTTATCAGGGCAATTTAATGCGGGTGTTACAAATCTCCAAACCGCACTTGATGCTGCTCTTAAAAAACTTCAAGACAATCCTGGTGCACCTGAAAACCTAGCGGCATATCAAGCATCACTCTCTGAATATAATTTATACCGCAACGCACAGTCCAACGTCGTTAAAGTATACAAAGATATTGATGCGGCCATTATCCAGAACTTCCGCTAA
- a CDS encoding type III secretion apparatus protein OrgA/MxiK, whose translation MPDLQQVLNQILHEPLSYMHEARLHLPAMLGGEAQANIINKILINRLQLNTECSVLIPGSMVAHVALNWLHLPQTAFLMSCQRQRARLARQGGLQRLPAWARQFAVLDLSPAQASVGREVINLNDLLKQSYIELSAWQGMLPLALQQRLALLFPPFVDNIQTERPPSPADPLLFTLALQYAQRHPNAPAYHS comes from the coding sequence ATGCCTGATTTGCAGCAGGTGTTAAACCAAATTTTGCATGAGCCTCTCTCTTATATGCACGAGGCACGTTTACATCTGCCCGCTATGCTAGGTGGTGAGGCTCAGGCCAACATTATTAATAAAATATTAATAAATCGCCTCCAGCTCAACACCGAATGCAGCGTGCTCATACCCGGCAGTATGGTTGCACACGTTGCTCTAAATTGGCTACATTTGCCGCAAACAGCATTTTTAATGAGCTGCCAACGGCAACGTGCCAGGCTCGCACGTCAAGGTGGTTTGCAGCGTTTGCCAGCATGGGCTCGGCAATTTGCTGTGCTTGATCTAAGTCCTGCACAAGCAAGTGTGGGTAGGGAAGTAATCAATCTTAATGATTTACTCAAGCAGAGTTACATCGAGTTATCCGCTTGGCAAGGCATGCTGCCGCTTGCATTGCAGCAGAGGCTGGCTCTGCTTTTCCCACCCTTTGTAGATAACATTCAGACAGAAAGGCCTCCAAGCCCTGCTGACCCCCTTTTATTCACCTTGGCCCTTCAATATGCCCAAAGACATCCCAACGCTCCGGCCTATCACAGCTGA
- a CDS encoding EscJ/YscJ/HrcJ family type III secretion inner membrane ring protein yields the protein MMKLLIVPLLIFGLAGCQQQDLLKGLDQDQVNEVIAVLQRSNIKAYKADQGKTGYSITVAPVDFAAAVDTLKTHDLPSRPRMEIAKMFPADSLVSSPRAEKARLYSAIEQRLEQSLRSMDGVLSARVHVSYDLDTSESRAAKPIHLSALAVYGKDIEATLMISDIKRFLKNSFSEVEYDNISVVLSRRTPAQYQSPGLATQQQGISGATLALSLLLLLTFVSSAAFMLWKRRKKKPTDA from the coding sequence ATGATGAAACTGCTTATTGTTCCCCTCTTGATATTCGGGCTTGCCGGTTGCCAGCAACAAGACTTACTTAAAGGCCTTGATCAAGACCAAGTGAATGAAGTGATCGCGGTACTACAACGTAGCAATATTAAAGCCTATAAAGCAGATCAAGGTAAAACAGGCTACAGCATCACCGTAGCACCGGTTGATTTTGCCGCTGCGGTAGATACGCTAAAAACGCATGACCTGCCTTCACGCCCGCGCATGGAAATTGCGAAAATGTTTCCTGCGGATTCGCTGGTGTCGTCCCCACGCGCTGAAAAAGCACGGCTGTATTCCGCCATAGAACAAAGGCTAGAACAATCATTACGCAGTATGGATGGCGTTCTATCTGCACGAGTGCATGTTAGCTATGATCTGGACACTAGCGAAAGCAGGGCGGCAAAACCAATTCACTTGTCTGCACTGGCTGTCTACGGTAAAGATATTGAAGCCACACTCATGATTAGTGACATCAAACGCTTCTTAAAAAACAGCTTTAGTGAAGTGGAATACGACAATATTTCGGTGGTGCTTTCTCGACGTACACCGGCACAATACCAATCACCAGGCTTAGCCACACAGCAACAAGGTATATCAGGAGCAACACTCGCTTTGAGCTTACTTCTGCTGCTTACTTTCGTTAGTTCAGCAGCATTTATGCTATGGAAACGACGTAAAAAGAAGCCAACCGATGCCTGA
- a CDS encoding phosphopantetheine-binding protein, protein MSTNSRQESSIRALLAYCLGCDEQDITPEADLVNQLYADSLDLLDLAMALHDEFNIELTIDDMLKINTVGDLYQVVQDKIGAETLSEQEAV, encoded by the coding sequence ATGAGTACAAATAGCAGGCAGGAGTCGAGTATTCGCGCTTTATTGGCTTATTGCTTAGGCTGTGATGAGCAAGATATTACGCCTGAAGCAGATTTGGTGAATCAGCTTTATGCGGACTCCCTTGATTTATTAGATTTGGCGATGGCTTTGCACGACGAATTTAATATTGAACTTACAATTGACGATATGCTAAAGATTAATACAGTAGGTGATTTGTATCAGGTGGTGCAGGATAAAATAGGGGCTGAAACACTCTCTGAACAGGAGGCGGTTTGA
- the iagB gene encoding type III secretion system invasion protein IagB, with the protein MRCRWPKVRSFFLLLILYLPSAWADCWERAGQSFGIAPELLYAIAQQESGLNPQASNSNNNGTNDIGLMQINSVHLPRLKKMGIDEKQLRQDSCLSIIIGASILSDMMKRYGYSWEAVGAYNAGMGVNRQALRMRYAEQVWQRYQRLQAGNKAINRNALNQHSFLPVTSKPRID; encoded by the coding sequence ATGCGCTGCAGGTGGCCTAAAGTGCGTTCATTTTTTTTGTTATTAATACTCTATTTACCGTCGGCATGGGCGGATTGCTGGGAACGTGCAGGGCAAAGTTTTGGTATTGCCCCAGAATTGCTCTATGCCATTGCCCAGCAAGAATCAGGCTTAAATCCACAAGCAAGTAATAGTAACAATAATGGCACTAATGATATTGGATTAATGCAAATTAACAGTGTGCATTTACCACGCCTAAAAAAAATGGGCATAGATGAAAAGCAGTTGCGCCAAGATAGTTGCCTCTCCATCATCATTGGAGCCTCAATTCTGTCTGATATGATGAAACGCTATGGCTATTCATGGGAAGCAGTTGGAGCTTATAACGCAGGCATGGGGGTAAATCGCCAAGCGCTGAGAATGCGTTATGCCGAACAAGTCTGGCAACGATATCAACGTTTGCAAGCTGGCAACAAAGCTATAAATAGAAACGCCCTAAATCAGCACAGCTTTTTGCCTGTAACCAGCAAACCGAGAATTGATTAG
- a CDS encoding hybrid sensor histidine kinase/response regulator — translation MSGFKQLLIVKFAKYRRFVFDSKRFNSSSPDRSISYARRLLYGGAYILSFASIGMMLVGIYMNFDYFVNERQQRFLIQRDLLTREVDRYQLLLRQLVESYETINHKNERNIIPSERYRQVLLQKNNVINTRREISVTPFSVLSTLTQTEDAASLSMLLRLTQEMSRFSLIGIRQSNSAMSGFVYSVDKRFLAVTPPLPESVLQDIKQGGVQLEISRQIARVEVEMSKYSENRLLNKCCVIWVPLSRDPVTGELILQIAKPVFNNGKRMAVIVFTMPVIQFERLFQQSKHLSDFLVVAQDHYTLFGLDATKEREANWAKILRALPDVLENASDQVQLAYRKGTFLITQKIPGPDWVAVYVFDWPMVAQYLRKELWISVAVLSALLCILWGYVILLDRIVLASMQKKARAVYESEAFNRTVFAMAPVGLAVLDPLRQVILMQNEIAYGLTGQQLGKGESFYRPLLDEVFFSAEANRDNKQIVLRKDVTARSSEGGIVELVADLSWVRYQNQDVVLCSLTDITERKRAEALLEETSLLADEANKAKSVFLAMMSHEIRTPLHGALGNIELLEGEVLSTAQRARLITIRRAFDALLVLTNNILDLSKVEAQELKLELAHVKVGELMERCAQTFSPLIAKKGLNFYCLIDAPLFAVWEVDGHRISQIIMNLLGNAVKFTQQGSITFYATVEDLGPSDSWIKLSVADSGIGIPLDRQAAVFDLYTQANKDIAERFGGSGLGLSLCRRLLELAGGSIYLDSEEGEGSIFTVQFPSKKIADLAEVIHSNSTLFITEVLIVCKSPTWKSTLLNQVTSQLPGVDIHEVINLADISDLDPLGASNKILLLAHNESCLPSDCLSGQLQQFKQIIVVSFDGPLHPETREGIIYVTSLSRAALGYALMSCAYKQDMSLPVFQQEARVLNSRQEVRILIAEDDETNLLLLEHQLNALGYIHVDSVSNGQQAFNCCLQQNYDLVITDLYMPIMGGQALLKAMRQSGITTPLLVHTANAYDDWRAEGEDFAAILLKPLSIMQLGQTLGRILHLSTPEMLDGVRGRLETFRDVELEKVFLVSWEFDRLSLQDAANAKDLQRFERCLHKIKGGLLVLDEKPALKVCEALQQQLRLGEFTQINTLLSEFLSIMSNIVSHYK, via the coding sequence ATGAGCGGGTTTAAGCAATTGCTAATTGTCAAATTTGCCAAATATAGGCGGTTTGTTTTTGACTCTAAGCGATTTAATAGTTCTTCTCCTGATCGTTCTATCAGCTATGCAAGACGCTTATTGTACGGCGGGGCGTATATTTTAAGCTTTGCTAGCATCGGTATGATGCTTGTCGGCATTTATATGAATTTTGATTATTTCGTGAATGAGCGGCAGCAGCGTTTCTTAATACAGCGTGACTTATTAACACGTGAAGTGGACCGTTATCAGTTGTTGCTTAGGCAGCTGGTTGAGTCTTATGAAACGATTAATCATAAAAATGAGCGCAATATTATACCCTCAGAGCGGTATCGGCAGGTTTTATTACAGAAAAATAATGTAATAAATACAAGGCGTGAAATATCTGTGACGCCTTTTTCTGTGTTATCTACTTTGACGCAAACAGAGGATGCAGCTTCCCTTTCTATGTTGTTGCGACTTACGCAAGAAATGTCGAGGTTCTCCTTAATAGGAATTAGGCAGTCAAATAGTGCGATGAGTGGTTTTGTATATAGTGTTGACAAGCGCTTCCTTGCTGTGACCCCCCCTCTTCCCGAGTCTGTTTTGCAGGATATAAAGCAGGGGGGAGTGCAGTTGGAGATATCTAGACAAATCGCTCGTGTTGAGGTTGAAATGTCTAAGTACTCTGAAAATAGGTTACTGAATAAGTGCTGCGTGATCTGGGTGCCTCTTTCACGAGATCCAGTAACCGGTGAGCTTATCTTGCAGATTGCCAAGCCAGTATTTAATAATGGTAAACGTATGGCGGTCATTGTTTTTACCATGCCGGTTATACAATTCGAACGGCTTTTTCAGCAGTCAAAGCATTTATCTGATTTTCTTGTGGTTGCTCAAGATCATTACACCTTGTTTGGGCTTGATGCAACGAAGGAGCGTGAAGCAAATTGGGCAAAGATATTACGTGCGCTTCCTGATGTATTAGAAAATGCGAGTGACCAAGTTCAGCTTGCTTATAGAAAAGGTACATTTCTCATAACGCAAAAGATTCCTGGACCTGATTGGGTTGCGGTGTATGTTTTTGATTGGCCCATGGTTGCTCAGTATTTGCGCAAAGAGTTATGGATTTCGGTAGCCGTTCTCTCTGCTCTATTGTGTATTTTATGGGGTTATGTGATTTTATTGGATCGTATCGTTCTGGCCTCTATGCAGAAAAAAGCACGTGCGGTTTATGAAAGTGAGGCATTTAATCGTACTGTTTTTGCGATGGCGCCTGTAGGCTTGGCGGTACTCGATCCACTTAGACAAGTTATTTTGATGCAAAACGAGATTGCATATGGGCTGACGGGGCAGCAATTAGGAAAAGGAGAGTCCTTTTATCGTCCACTATTGGATGAGGTGTTTTTTTCAGCGGAGGCAAATAGGGATAATAAGCAGATTGTTTTACGAAAAGATGTAACTGCAAGATCCAGCGAGGGGGGCATTGTAGAGCTTGTAGCGGATTTATCTTGGGTGCGTTATCAGAATCAGGATGTTGTACTTTGCTCCTTGACTGACATCACAGAACGTAAAAGGGCCGAGGCATTGTTAGAAGAAACTAGTCTGCTGGCAGATGAGGCTAACAAAGCTAAATCAGTGTTTCTGGCCATGATGAGCCATGAAATTCGTACACCACTGCACGGTGCGCTTGGCAATATTGAACTGCTTGAGGGGGAGGTATTATCTACTGCTCAGCGTGCCCGTCTTATCACTATCCGTCGTGCTTTTGATGCTCTATTGGTACTGACTAATAATATTCTTGATTTATCCAAAGTAGAAGCTCAGGAGCTTAAGTTGGAATTGGCACATGTGAAGGTCGGTGAGTTGATGGAGCGTTGTGCGCAAACATTTTCTCCTTTGATCGCTAAAAAAGGCCTGAATTTTTACTGTTTGATTGACGCTCCACTATTTGCAGTTTGGGAGGTAGATGGACACCGAATTTCGCAGATTATTATGAATTTGCTAGGTAATGCCGTGAAATTTACTCAACAAGGCTCAATTACGTTCTATGCCACTGTCGAAGATCTAGGGCCGAGTGACTCTTGGATTAAATTAAGTGTTGCTGATTCAGGTATTGGTATTCCACTTGATCGGCAAGCTGCAGTTTTTGATTTATATACACAGGCGAATAAGGACATCGCGGAGCGTTTTGGCGGATCGGGATTGGGATTGTCACTTTGTCGACGGTTGCTTGAGTTGGCTGGTGGTTCTATTTATTTGGATAGTGAAGAAGGGGAGGGAAGTATCTTTACTGTCCAATTTCCTTCAAAGAAAATAGCTGATTTAGCAGAAGTAATACATTCAAATTCGACATTATTTATAACTGAAGTGCTGATAGTTTGTAAGTCGCCAACATGGAAAAGCACGTTACTTAACCAGGTGACATCTCAATTGCCAGGTGTTGATATCCATGAAGTGATAAATTTGGCTGATATATCTGATCTTGATCCGCTTGGGGCGAGTAATAAAATATTGCTCCTTGCCCATAATGAATCTTGTTTGCCTTCTGATTGTTTGTCTGGGCAGTTGCAACAGTTTAAGCAAATTATTGTTGTATCTTTTGATGGTCCTTTACATCCAGAAACACGTGAAGGAATTATCTATGTGACCTCGCTGAGCCGCGCTGCACTTGGGTATGCGCTTATGTCGTGTGCATATAAGCAGGATATGTCTTTACCTGTATTTCAACAGGAGGCCCGAGTCCTAAATAGTCGGCAAGAAGTGCGAATCTTGATTGCGGAGGATGATGAGACAAATCTCCTGCTACTGGAGCACCAATTAAATGCTCTTGGCTATATTCATGTTGATAGTGTTAGCAATGGACAGCAAGCATTCAATTGTTGTCTTCAGCAGAATTACGATCTAGTGATTACCGATCTTTATATGCCGATAATGGGGGGGCAAGCTTTATTAAAGGCAATGAGGCAATCTGGAATTACAACGCCACTGCTTGTTCATACTGCAAATGCTTATGATGATTGGCGAGCAGAAGGGGAAGATTTTGCTGCTATTTTGCTAAAACCATTATCAATTATGCAATTGGGTCAGACTCTTGGACGTATTTTGCACTTATCCACACCTGAAATGTTAGATGGGGTAAGAGGGCGACTAGAAACGTTTAGAGATGTAGAGTTAGAAAAGGTTTTTCTTGTTTCTTGGGAGTTTGATCGGCTTAGCTTACAAGATGCAGCAAATGCTAAAGATTTGCAGCGTTTTGAGAGGTGTTTGCATAAAATAAAGGGTGGCTTACTTGTTCTAGATGAAAAACCTGCTTTGAAAGTTTGTGAGGCCTTGCAACAGCAGCTTAGATTGGGTGAGTTTACGCAGATAAATACGCTTTTATCTGAATTTCTATCCATCATGTCTAATATTGTTAGTCACTATAAGTAA
- a CDS encoding response regulator transcription factor, producing MIIADDHPLIVFAVTKVLENVKELRLAGSASSSSSLLQLLQKTSCDVLLCDYSFDEGGDSDGLQLIKQVQELYPHIKIIVLTAHDDVVIALRILSLKVAGFISKASGEFSGLPFVISQVQMGRSYIDPITLNALTLHRLNNGKGSDNLAEVALSEREQEVLRLFALGMTVSEIALHTQRSVKTISAQKKKAMDKLGVSNVVELLEAIKGLF from the coding sequence GTGATTATTGCTGATGATCATCCGCTCATTGTTTTTGCCGTAACTAAAGTGCTAGAAAATGTAAAGGAATTAAGATTAGCTGGCTCCGCATCATCTAGTTCTAGCTTGCTGCAATTGCTGCAAAAAACGTCTTGTGATGTTTTACTTTGTGATTATTCCTTTGATGAGGGAGGTGACTCAGATGGCTTACAATTAATTAAGCAGGTGCAGGAGTTATATCCACATATTAAAATTATTGTATTGACTGCGCACGATGATGTTGTGATTGCTTTGCGGATACTTTCTTTGAAAGTTGCTGGTTTTATTAGTAAGGCGAGTGGGGAGTTCTCAGGTTTACCTTTTGTTATTAGCCAAGTTCAAATGGGCAGATCATATATTGACCCAATTACTTTAAATGCCTTGACATTGCATCGGTTAAATAATGGTAAGGGTAGTGATAATCTTGCTGAGGTGGCGTTGTCGGAGAGAGAGCAGGAAGTGCTCCGCTTATTTGCTTTGGGTATGACTGTTTCTGAAATTGCTTTGCATACACAGCGTAGTGTGAAGACGATTAGTGCCCAGAAGAAAAAGGCTATGGATAAATTGGGCGTTAGTAATGTGGTTGAATTACTTGAGGCCATAAAAGGTTTGTTTTGA
- a CDS encoding PrgH/EprH family type III secretion apparatus protein, which yields MATESLEKEMPPIIVIRLLNGILRGCEFELPVGNTLFIVGNEDELLTQQHLPSLPANTIFVPMTNGGVNFEVQAKEAPSDTLTIHELAVAEPVKEIAYLFNTVSHVGELAIAIRRVEDSWSKEVTDYLQAAPASPKDKLPLVTQRGFRPLLIVMVVVLLGGTGLFLYPWDVTQRQIVSLSDVLGDKTSRYQILSGRDHQFYVITNNERDTSWARQAIVRSDFSKQAQVISQQDEARRIRTWLATNEPSLNYHRLILDKPITPRLVLSQERSALSPEARRALSSKLKIEFPYASSVDIVSASDQSIAQQAQDGLERLAAPFTRINNADSVTFVIEGALADSELQSIRTFVDDYYQQWDGRYVQFAIELKDDWLKGKSFKYGNQGYVKMTTQHWYFPKPI from the coding sequence ATGGCTACTGAGTCCTTGGAAAAAGAAATGCCCCCAATTATCGTCATCCGCCTATTGAACGGCATATTACGTGGCTGTGAGTTTGAATTGCCCGTAGGGAATACGTTGTTTATTGTCGGCAACGAGGACGAGCTGCTAACTCAGCAACACCTGCCTTCATTACCTGCAAATACAATATTTGTCCCCATGACAAATGGTGGTGTTAATTTTGAAGTGCAGGCGAAAGAAGCACCGAGCGATACGCTGACCATTCATGAGCTTGCTGTTGCTGAACCAGTAAAAGAAATAGCTTATCTATTCAACACAGTCAGTCATGTTGGTGAGCTCGCCATTGCAATCCGCAGGGTAGAAGATAGCTGGTCAAAAGAGGTAACAGACTACCTTCAAGCTGCTCCTGCGTCGCCCAAAGACAAATTACCCTTGGTAACACAACGAGGATTTCGTCCGCTACTAATTGTTATGGTTGTTGTTCTACTTGGCGGTACAGGTTTATTTTTATACCCTTGGGATGTCACTCAGCGGCAAATTGTCAGCTTGTCTGATGTACTTGGTGATAAGACAAGTCGCTATCAAATATTGAGTGGGAGAGATCATCAGTTCTATGTCATTACGAACAATGAACGCGATACATCTTGGGCTAGACAAGCGATAGTGCGCAGTGATTTTTCTAAACAAGCTCAAGTGATTAGCCAACAAGATGAAGCTCGACGCATCCGGACTTGGCTGGCTACCAATGAGCCCAGCCTAAACTATCACCGCTTAATATTAGACAAGCCAATTACGCCACGACTGGTCTTAAGCCAAGAGCGTAGCGCACTTAGCCCAGAAGCTCGACGAGCGCTTAGCAGCAAGTTAAAAATAGAATTTCCCTATGCCAGTAGTGTAGACATTGTTAGTGCAAGCGATCAATCCATTGCGCAGCAAGCACAAGATGGCTTGGAGCGGCTAGCTGCACCATTTACTCGTATCAACAACGCCGACAGCGTAACTTTTGTCATTGAAGGGGCACTTGCAGACAGCGAATTGCAAAGTATTCGTACTTTTGTTGATGATTACTATCAACAATGGGACGGGCGCTATGTGCAATTTGCTATTGAACTGAAGGATGACTGGTTAAAAGGTAAATCCTTCAAGTATGGCAATCAGGGCTACGTCAAGATGACGACCCAACACTGGTACTTCCCTAAACCTATTTAA